From Anopheles coluzzii chromosome 3, AcolN3, whole genome shotgun sequence, the proteins below share one genomic window:
- the LOC125907425 gene encoding uncharacterized protein LOC125907425 isoform X1: protein MGVVDRTYCCCRWNCRKDGCYRWHSAVIAAAHRHRCAAAGCPGPAHPNIALTAIDHPDCGSSGGSSRSTFSKPIGIFQAWFSVYHPSDVPLADPVSNHSNLSVWDNEYFVVANLAVETVAVNDRSPPRAAISRLQVKREAETSPCVSRWPSTATQVGARLALQSDTRC, encoded by the exons ATGGGTGTTGTGGATCGtacgtactgctgctgccgctggaaTTGTCGTAAGGATGGCTGCTACCGGTGGCATTCGGCCGTCATAGCAGCTGCTCATAGACAccgctgtgctgctgcaggatGCCCTGGTCCTG CCCATCCCAACATCGCCCTCACCGCAATCGATCACCCAGATTGCGGCTCCAGCGGTGGAAGTAGTAGGAGCACATTCTCCAAGCCGATTGGGATTTTCCAAGCCTGGTTCTCGGTGTACCATCCTTCTGATGTTCCGCTGGCCGATCCTGTAAGTAATCATTCGAACTTGTCAGTGTGGGataatgaatattttgttGTGGCAAACTTAGCTGTTGAAACCGTCGCCGTGAACGACCGCTCTCCCCCGCGTGCGGCAATCTCCAGGCTCCAGGTCAAACGTGAAGCTGAAACGTCTCCTTGCGTTTCACGTTGGCCGTCCACTGCAACTCAAGTGGGGGCCCGGCTGGCCCTACAATCTGATACTCGCTGCTAG
- the LOC125907425 gene encoding uncharacterized protein LOC125907425 isoform X2, producing MGVVDRTYCCCRWNCRKDGCYRWHSAVLAAAHRHRCAAAGCPGPAHPNIALTAIDHPDCGSSGGSSRSTFSKPIGIFQAWFSVYHPSDVPLADPVSNHSNLSVWDNEYFVVANLAVETVAVNDRSPPRAAISRLQVKREAETSPCVSRWPSTATQVGARLALQSDTRC from the exons ATGGGTGTTGTGGATCGtacgtactgctgctgccgctggaaTTGTCGTAAGGATGGCTGCTACCGGTGGCATTCGGCCGTCCTAGCAGCTGCTCATAGACAccgctgtgctgctgcaggatGCCCTGGTCCTG CCCATCCCAACATCGCCCTCACCGCAATCGATCACCCAGATTGCGGCTCCAGCGGTGGAAGTAGTAGGAGCACATTCTCCAAGCCGATTGGGATTTTCCAAGCCTGGTTCTCGGTGTACCATCCTTCTGATGTTCCGCTGGCCGATCCTGTAAGTAATCATTCGAACTTGTCAGTGTGGGataatgaatattttgttGTGGCAAACTTAGCTGTTGAAACCGTCGCCGTGAACGACCGCTCTCCCCCGCGTGCGGCAATCTCCAGGCTCCAGGTCAAACGTGAAGCTGAAACGTCTCCTTGCGTTTCACGTTGGCCGTCCACTGCAACTCAAGTGGGGGCCCGGCTGGCCCTACAATCTGATACTCGCTGCTAG
- the LOC125907425 gene encoding uncharacterized protein LOC125907425 isoform X3, which translates to MGVVDRTYCCCRWNCRKDGCYRWHSAVIAAAHRHRCAAAGCPGPAHPNIALTAIDHPDCGSSGGSSRSTFSKPIGIFQAWFSVYHPSDVPLADPLLKPSP; encoded by the exons ATGGGTGTTGTGGATCGtacgtactgctgctgccgctggaaTTGTCGTAAGGATGGCTGCTACCGGTGGCATTCGGCCGTCATAGCAGCTGCTCATAGACAccgctgtgctgctgcaggatGCCCTGGTCCTG CCCATCCCAACATCGCCCTCACCGCAATCGATCACCCAGATTGCGGCTCCAGCGGTGGAAGTAGTAGGAGCACATTCTCCAAGCCGATTGGGATTTTCCAAGCCTGGTTCTCGGTGTACCATCCTTCTGATGTTCCGCTGGCCGATCCT CTGTTGAAACCGTCGCCGTGA
- the LOC125907334 gene encoding casein kinase I-like encodes MSIREGRAPNSSSPESLMVVNLSTYRIEGEFDAGGCGTVLVGSHARSKQPVVMKMASKEVDRLLLATERRIYARLPKARGWPRLIDAGTYRKRDVLVLERLGPSLQDLLNLCGGRFGLKTVSQLALNNCSTGWKHSTSWGTFTAT; translated from the coding sequence ATGTCGATTAGAGAAGGACGTGCGCCCAATTCTAGTTCGCCGGAGTCCTTGATGGTGGTGAATCTCTCCACCTATCGGATTGAAGGCGAATTCGATGCTGGTGGCTGCGGCACGGTGTTGGTGGGCAGCCATGCCCGCTCCAAGCAGCCGGTGGTGATGAAAATGGCCAGCAAAGAGGTGGACCGGCTCCTGCTCGCCACGGAGCGCCGGATCTATGCGCGGCTGCCGAAGGCCCGTGGATGGCCCAGACTCATCGACGCCGGTACGTATCGCAAACGCGACGTGCTGGTTTTGGAGCGCCTGGGGCCATCCCTGCAGGACTTACTGAACTTGTGCGGAGGACGCTTCGGTCTGAAGACGGTTTCGCAGCTAGCGCTGAACAACTGCTCGACAGGCTGGAAACATTCCACGAGCTGGGGTACGTTCACCGCGACCTGA
- the LOC125907335 gene encoding uncharacterized protein LOC125907335 produces the protein MRFFPVRRNAEFAPVFAHLEYTPSRRDDILSLAYMLVFLLRGGLPWYGTEERFDPDEALLLKLCITPSELCRGLPAEFQRLTEYALQMEFCDAPDYTELKRMFRNLLRQHSMQHDLHFDWNRFGC, from the coding sequence ATGCGTTTCTTCCCCGTTCGCCGGAACGCCGAGTTTGCACCAGTGTTCGCTCATCTGGAGTATACACCGAGCAGGCGAGATGACATTTTGTCGCTCGCCTACATGCTGGTGTTTTTGCTCCGCGGTGGCCTACCGTGGTATGGTACCGAGGAGCGATTTGATCCGGACGAGGCACTGCTTCTGAAGTTGTGCATTACGCCCAGCGAGCTGTGTAGAGGACTGCCGGCTGAGTTTCAGCGGTTGACCGAGTACGCGTTGCAGATGGAATTCTGCGACGCGCCGGACTATACCGAGCTGAAGCGGATGTTCCGGAATCTGCTGCGCCAACATTCCATGCAGCACGATTTGCATTTCGATTGGAACCGGTTTGGCTGCTAA
- the LOC125907336 gene encoding casein kinase I-like, with protein MSIREGRAPNSSSPESLMVVNLSTYRIEGEFDAGGCGTVLVGSHARSKQPVVMKMASKEVDRLLLATERRIYARLPKARGWPRLIDDRLETFHELGYVHRDLKPDNVLLGRGTTRKTLHMIDFGLAEPYRHPRTGEHIAQDAFFPFAGTIEFAPVFAHLEYTPSRRDDILSLAYMLVFLLRGGLPWYGTEERFDPDEALLLKLCITPSELCRGLPAEFQRLTEYALQMEFCDAPDYYELKRMFRNLLRQHSMQHDLHFDWNRFGC; from the exons ATGTCGATTAGAGAAGGACGTGCGCCCAATTCTAGTTCGCCGGAGTCCTTGATGGTGGTGAATCTCTCCACCTATCGGATTGAAGGCGAATTCGATGCTGGTGGCTGCGGCACGGTGTTGGTGGGCAGCCATGCCCGCTCCAAGCAGCCGGTGGTGATGAAAATGGCCAGCAAAGAGGTGGACCGGCTCCTGCTCGCCACGGAGCGCCGGATCTATGCGCGGCTGCCGAAGGCCCGTGGATGGCCCAGACTCATCGACGACCG GCTGGAAACATTCCACGAGCTGGGGTACGTTCACCGCGACCTGAAGCCGGACAATGTCCTGCTGGGTCGCGGAACGACCCGCAAGACGCTGCACATGATCGACTTCGGTCTTGCCGAGCCGTATCGGCACCCACGCACGGGGGAACACATAGCGCAGGATGCGTTTTTCCCGTTCGCCGGAACGATCGAGTTTGCACCAGTGTTCGCTCATCTGGAGTATACACCGAGCAGGCGAGATGACATTTTGTCACTCGCCTACATGCTGGTGTTTTTGCTCCGCGGTGGCCTACCGTGGTATGGTACCGAGGAGCGATTTGATCCGGACGAGGCACTGCTTCTGAAGTTGTGCATTACGCCCAGCGAGCTGTGTAGAGGACTGCCGGCTGAGTTTCAGCGGTTGACCGAGTACGCGTTGCAGATGGAATTCTGCGACGCGCCGGACTATTACGAGCTGAAGCGGATGTTCCGGAATCTGCTGCGCCAACATTCCATGCAGCACGATTTGCATTTCGATTGGAACCGGTTTGGCTGCTAA